The following are encoded together in the Acipenser ruthenus chromosome 24, fAciRut3.2 maternal haplotype, whole genome shotgun sequence genome:
- the LOC117430211 gene encoding gap junction delta-2 protein-like has product MGDWSILGRFLTEVQNHSTVIGKIWLTMLLIFRILLVTLVGDAVYSDEQSKFTCNTLQPGCNNVCYDTFAPVSHLRFWVFQIVLVSTPSIFYIVYILHKIAKDEKLELQEARKQLLHKDLPPLVEQHEEDVSFSERADYQSEWVTQGGEPVEQTLLDEEIREVSKDPTKLSRKVLLIYIVHVMLRSLMEIGFLVGQYYLFGFKVPHLFRCATYPCPNTTDCFVSRATEKTIFLNFMFGVSLGCFLLNLVELHYLGWLYIFRVLCAACCEPEKREHTSQHSEHNPLLLQLKESLQEQLVLRTAPGLSQEKPGYLPSHPATISFETDSTIEHTSKKSPDEKERAKSKLAKLGKSKKSWL; this is encoded by the coding sequence ATGGGGGATTGGTCCATTCTTGGCCGCTTTCTAACGGAGGTGCAGAACCACTCCACGGTGATCGGGAAGATCTGGCTCACCATGCTCCTCATCTTCCGCATCCTGCTGGTCACTCTGGTGGGGGACGCGGTGTACAGCGACGAGCAGTCCAAGTTCACCTGCAACACCCTGCAGCCCGGCTGCAACAACGTCTGCTACGACACCTTCGCCCCCGTGTCGCACCTGCGCTTCTGGGTCTTCCAGATCGTCCTGGTGTCCACGCCATCCATCTTCTACATCGTCTACATCCTCCACAAGATCGCCAAGGACGAGAAGCTGGAGCTCCAGGAGGCTCGGAAACAGCTGCTCCACAAAGACCTTCCTCCCCTGGTGGAGCAGCATGAAGAGGACGTGAGCTTCAGCGAGCGCGCGGACTACCAGAGCGAGTGGGTCACGCAGGGCGGCGAGCCGGTGGAGCAGACCCTCTTGGACGAGGAGATCAGAGAGGTGAGCAAAGATCCCACTAAACTCTCAAGGAAGGTGCTGCTGATCTACATCGTCCACGTCATGCTGAGGTCCTTGATGGAGATCGGCTTCTTGGTGGGCCAGTATTACCTGTTCGGGTTCAAGGTGCCCCACCTGTTCCGCTGCGCGACCTACCCTTGCCCCAACACAACTGACTGCTTCGTGTCCAGGGCCACCGAGAAAACCATCTTCCTGAACTTCATGTTCGGGGTGAGTCTGGGCTGCTTTCTCCTGAACCTCGTGGAGCTGCACTACCTGGGCTGGCTCTATATCTTCCGGGTGCTGTGTGCAGCCTGCTGTGAACCCGAGAAGAGGGAGCACACCAGCCAACACTCCGAGCACAACCCCCTGCTCCTTCAACTCAAAGAGTCCCTCCAAGAACAACTGGTCCTCAGGACCGCCCCGGGGTTGTCCCAGGAGAAGCCCGGGTACCTCCCCTCCCACCCCGCCACCATCTCCTTTGAGACGGACTCCACCATCGAACACACGTCCAAAAAAAGCCCAGACGAAAAGGAACGTGCAAAATCAAAGCTAGCCAAGCTGGGAAAAAGCAAGAAGTCATGgctttaa